One Bdellovibrio bacteriovorus str. Tiberius DNA segment encodes these proteins:
- a CDS encoding Yip1 family protein, which yields MSDYRDVTPNKQQPSFEMTKEVVRYIINYLRHPVEKIKTLPDWNWPLLIMTLVALAIISGVLTGLVPPNFFRIMGGIIVSPIVAAVTTFIGSLFIYYYFQVFEKRTCSLRKIFTLVLFANIPFFIFQVGSELLPPITLVGFAFTALLMAVGLTENFQMEKRRALRLVTILFAIVFIIWLWNRIDISRLERLG from the coding sequence ATGAGCGACTATCGTGACGTCACCCCGAACAAGCAGCAGCCCTCTTTTGAAATGACCAAAGAGGTCGTCCGCTACATCATCAACTACCTTCGCCACCCGGTTGAAAAAATCAAAACTCTTCCCGACTGGAATTGGCCGTTGTTGATCATGACTTTGGTGGCTTTGGCGATCATCTCCGGAGTTTTGACCGGCCTCGTCCCGCCAAACTTCTTCCGCATCATGGGTGGCATCATCGTGTCCCCGATCGTGGCGGCAGTGACGACTTTCATCGGTTCTTTGTTCATTTACTATTACTTCCAGGTCTTTGAAAAACGCACCTGTTCCCTGCGCAAGATCTTCACGCTGGTGTTGTTTGCAAATATCCCGTTCTTTATTTTCCAAGTGGGTTCTGAACTGCTGCCACCGATCACCTTGGTGGGCTTTGCCTTCACCGCTTTGCTGATGGCGGTGGGCCTGACTGAAAACTTCCAGATGGAAAAGCGCCGCGCTCTAAGATTGGTCACAATCTTGTTCGCCATCGTCTTCATCATCTGGCTCTGGAACCGCATCGACATCTCCCGTCTTGAACGCCTGGGGTAG
- a CDS encoding translocation/assembly module TamB domain-containing protein, with amino-acid sequence MALLKKSLKIFVLSLLLILVLLTGALAYVWMKPEVVINEKNVRWALQYAPENLKIFWDQLRFEFESPDWTHKRIQVSAKNLCVSYTPLLHTCAPAISVDVAMAVTNWRPHLEQLREVTMDVSELTLNLPAKEEAPEEPKSVLPNLKLPAFAELMPQQLDFNLIGSLRLSVRNVRVNFAEGAPLRAQADLTRLPSDQATELSFNLSAQAEQEGTFAAKMQSNILLDLQKLSVNGKAQVTLPSMSIETPLSANWGRDLRAQAKPLIRYGKIKLNPAVNLHWSDKELNVTLGDIQLKNIWRKTSLRLQNCAVNATLDSEKGYPAKAGLKCGLIVTPDKNRAGIKNVDTLLTATLAAHTQGKGAAERLRIDGQAELSGANTFLQAQAKLNGEVEIKLQKPLEITAAKAGAEVHLRIPNFVVWKDLFESTPFAVPAPLHVLTDDVELDLQAQLSDLESPLTADATAQTRLSSKNQKLFVKATADLETLGRILKPQGLKVHADVVLQDVHLQAPPLRLAVPPQVLPDKRFVMRKDLDIIEEENPAPTTKLPFELQWSVNVKTEKPVLISSNLLQSPVPIALDMQVQSDRKPQGKVMVQSFPFEFFRKKATVNNVDLIFHPDTVAPELSGKISYSNPEVNIRILLLGNTQRPIVNLESDPQLNQQQILSVLLFDKSLDELNEDEVNSTSNMSRAVSDGALGLFSLLFLSSTPIQSISYDPNSQSYTARMRLDDNTTFSMQSNMTEQRQFTLRRRLGGNWSVRTELSQEDDRSDVVQTLLEWMRRF; translated from the coding sequence ATGGCGTTGCTTAAGAAGTCCCTGAAGATTTTTGTTCTGTCCCTTCTGCTGATTTTAGTTCTGCTGACGGGTGCCTTGGCCTATGTGTGGATGAAACCGGAAGTGGTCATCAACGAAAAAAACGTGCGCTGGGCTTTGCAGTATGCTCCTGAGAATCTGAAAATTTTCTGGGATCAGCTGCGGTTTGAATTTGAAAGTCCGGACTGGACTCACAAACGCATTCAGGTGTCGGCGAAAAATCTGTGCGTGTCCTATACTCCGCTGTTACATACCTGTGCACCCGCAATTTCTGTGGACGTGGCGATGGCGGTTACAAACTGGCGACCGCACCTGGAACAGCTGCGGGAAGTCACAATGGACGTGTCCGAGCTGACCCTGAACCTGCCCGCTAAAGAAGAAGCTCCGGAAGAACCCAAGTCCGTGCTGCCAAATTTGAAACTGCCCGCGTTCGCCGAGCTGATGCCGCAGCAGCTGGATTTTAATTTGATTGGGTCTTTGCGTCTGTCAGTTAGAAATGTCCGGGTGAACTTCGCGGAAGGGGCCCCGCTGCGGGCACAAGCAGATTTGACCCGTCTGCCTAGCGATCAGGCCACAGAATTGAGTTTCAATCTGTCGGCCCAGGCAGAACAAGAAGGCACTTTTGCCGCCAAGATGCAGTCCAATATTCTTTTGGATTTGCAAAAGCTTTCAGTGAACGGAAAAGCCCAGGTCACGCTGCCATCCATGAGCATCGAAACACCCCTATCCGCAAACTGGGGCCGCGATCTTCGCGCCCAGGCAAAGCCATTGATCCGTTATGGGAAGATCAAACTGAACCCCGCGGTGAACCTGCACTGGTCGGATAAAGAACTGAACGTCACCCTGGGCGATATTCAGCTAAAAAATATCTGGCGAAAAACTTCGCTGCGCCTGCAGAACTGCGCTGTGAACGCGACTCTGGATTCTGAAAAAGGTTATCCGGCCAAAGCGGGCCTGAAATGCGGACTGATTGTCACTCCGGACAAGAACCGCGCGGGAATCAAAAATGTTGATACCCTTCTGACCGCCACGCTGGCCGCCCACACCCAAGGCAAGGGTGCAGCCGAACGATTAAGAATTGATGGTCAGGCGGAACTGAGCGGCGCCAACACGTTCCTGCAGGCCCAAGCCAAGTTGAATGGCGAAGTCGAAATCAAACTGCAAAAGCCGCTGGAAATCACCGCCGCCAAAGCCGGGGCCGAAGTTCACTTGCGCATCCCGAACTTTGTGGTTTGGAAAGATCTTTTCGAGTCCACACCGTTTGCAGTGCCAGCCCCCTTGCACGTGCTGACCGACGACGTCGAGCTTGATTTGCAGGCGCAGCTATCAGATCTGGAATCACCGCTGACGGCGGATGCCACTGCGCAGACTCGTTTAAGCTCCAAGAATCAAAAGCTGTTTGTAAAGGCCACGGCAGATCTGGAAACCCTGGGGAGGATTCTAAAACCCCAGGGCTTGAAGGTTCATGCCGATGTCGTTTTGCAAGACGTGCACCTGCAAGCCCCTCCTTTGCGCTTGGCTGTCCCGCCACAAGTTCTGCCGGACAAACGCTTCGTCATGCGCAAGGACCTGGATATTATTGAAGAAGAAAACCCCGCACCAACCACCAAACTGCCCTTTGAATTGCAGTGGTCTGTGAATGTCAAAACTGAAAAGCCCGTGCTGATTTCTTCAAACCTGCTGCAAAGCCCGGTGCCGATTGCTTTGGATATGCAAGTGCAAAGTGACCGCAAGCCCCAAGGTAAGGTCATGGTGCAAAGCTTTCCTTTTGAATTCTTCCGTAAAAAGGCCACAGTTAATAATGTGGATTTGATCTTCCACCCGGACACAGTCGCCCCGGAACTGTCGGGCAAGATCTCGTATTCCAACCCAGAAGTGAACATCCGTATATTGTTGCTGGGAAACACCCAGCGCCCGATCGTGAATCTGGAAAGCGACCCGCAGCTGAATCAGCAGCAGATTCTTTCCGTGCTGCTCTTCGACAAGTCCTTGGATGAGCTGAACGAGGACGAGGTCAACTCCACTTCCAACATGAGCCGGGCCGTATCTGATGGCGCGCTGGGATTGTTCTCGCTGTTGTTCCTGTCTTCGACTCCGATTCAGTCCATCAGCTATGACCCCAACAGCCAGTCCTACACCGCCCGCATGCGTCTGGATGACAACACCACCTTCAGCATGCAGTCGAACATGACCGAGCAGCGCCAGTTCACTTTGCGCCGCCGTTTGGGTGGCAACTGGTCCGTTCGCACAGAACTAAGTCAGGAAGACGACCGCTCTGATGTGGTTCAAACTTTGCTGGAATGGATGCGCCGGTTCTAG
- a CDS encoding BamA/TamA family outer membrane protein, with product MPFFLLLLTLLISVSAKAATTSLCGIRIEGSEEIKFTDTEKDWLCGTAKNDAWKSIPDNQRIFFLKSFLQSRAYHQAQFTYEKDLLLVQTGPKSHVQKFNVLHAPPVWDWKKRRYILNRPFTPNTLDEINKWALRRLQEHGYVCPQVESRGIIDEETFLLDVNAGSPAVFGTYPTVGEEDLDPAILERFSAFLPGEPFDIRLLELSSTRVLNEDLFLSTYYDIACQKDGSYSIVRRMIPAKPRLLSFGVGFDSEGGALIKSTFKQARLTPAADSLETSLYASFIEQYITFNHYHYFLDDLSSRTHLISGAKIRHESESTYEAMTYELGTGVSFGKEWSTATSSLQLGPYLTRTDVIRGPGPYRIDSLYLGTEVSLTSHMYEYYLADPQKGWTVTFNSASQVEGAVANEDLHRLTLRHQVLWNLQGWDPPFLILGWRGSIGAFILPDGFTESSQIPINWRFFMGGDADLRGFARKQLPQDGQGYLTYIYQGLELRAGDVLPYNLQPLIFFDVAKGGESSMKLNSALYYSPGAGLRWGSPIGSMRATLGRGFVIDPVPNDVDPGYQFFFSFGREF from the coding sequence ATGCCCTTTTTCCTGCTGTTGCTGACACTTTTGATCTCTGTTTCTGCCAAGGCGGCCACCACATCCCTGTGTGGCATTCGCATTGAAGGCAGCGAAGAGATCAAGTTCACCGACACCGAAAAAGACTGGCTGTGCGGCACCGCCAAGAATGACGCCTGGAAAAGCATCCCCGACAATCAGCGCATTTTTTTCCTGAAAAGCTTTTTGCAAAGCCGTGCCTATCATCAGGCTCAATTCACTTACGAAAAGGATTTGCTTTTAGTACAGACCGGGCCCAAGTCCCACGTGCAAAAGTTTAATGTGTTGCACGCCCCGCCTGTCTGGGACTGGAAAAAACGCCGGTACATTTTAAATCGCCCGTTCACCCCGAACACTTTGGATGAGATCAACAAGTGGGCTCTGCGCCGTCTGCAGGAACACGGTTATGTGTGCCCTCAGGTTGAATCCCGCGGAATCATCGACGAAGAAACCTTCCTGCTGGATGTAAATGCCGGAAGCCCGGCCGTCTTTGGCACCTATCCAACTGTGGGTGAAGAGGATCTGGATCCAGCCATCCTTGAACGCTTTTCCGCATTTCTTCCGGGCGAGCCTTTTGACATTCGCCTGCTGGAACTAAGCTCCACCCGAGTGCTGAATGAAGATTTGTTTCTTAGCACCTATTACGACATCGCCTGCCAGAAAGACGGAAGCTATTCCATCGTGCGCCGTATGATTCCGGCCAAGCCCCGCCTGCTCAGCTTCGGTGTCGGCTTTGATTCTGAGGGCGGTGCTTTGATCAAATCGACGTTCAAACAAGCGCGCCTGACACCCGCAGCGGATTCATTGGAAACTTCGCTTTACGCCTCGTTCATCGAGCAGTACATCACCTTCAACCACTATCACTATTTTCTGGATGATCTCAGTTCGCGCACTCACTTGATCAGCGGAGCAAAAATTCGCCACGAGTCAGAAAGCACCTATGAGGCCATGACTTACGAACTGGGCACGGGGGTTTCGTTCGGGAAGGAATGGTCCACGGCGACCAGCAGCCTGCAGTTGGGTCCGTACCTGACTCGCACGGATGTCATCCGGGGCCCGGGTCCTTATCGCATTGACTCTTTGTATCTGGGCACCGAAGTCAGCCTGACCAGCCACATGTATGAATACTATCTGGCCGATCCCCAGAAGGGCTGGACGGTCACGTTTAATTCCGCCTCACAAGTCGAAGGCGCTGTTGCCAATGAAGATTTGCATCGTCTGACTTTACGCCACCAGGTGCTTTGGAATTTGCAGGGCTGGGATCCGCCGTTTCTGATTTTGGGCTGGCGCGGTTCCATCGGGGCTTTCATTCTGCCGGACGGTTTTACTGAAAGCAGTCAGATCCCGATCAACTGGCGCTTCTTCATGGGAGGCGATGCTGACTTGCGCGGGTTTGCCCGTAAGCAGTTACCTCAGGATGGACAGGGTTATCTGACCTACATCTATCAGGGCCTTGAACTGCGTGCCGGAGATGTTCTGCCCTACAATCTTCAGCCGTTGATCTTTTTTGACGTCGCCAAAGGTGGCGAGTCTTCGATGAAGCTCAACTCGGCACTTTATTATTCTCCGGGTGCGGGACTGCGCTGGGGCTCCCCTATTGGATCCATGCGTGCGACTCTGGGCCGGGGCTTTGTCATTGATCCTGTTCCGAACGATGTTGATCCGGGCTATCAGTTCTTCTTCAGTTTCGGAAGGGAGTTCTAA
- a CDS encoding polyprenol monophosphomannose synthase produces the protein MKNLVVIPTYNEKENIQAIVPAVLAQNLGVEILVVDDNSPDGTGAIVREMQKSMPQLHILSRPGKQGLGKAYIAGFRWAMDHGFEGIIEMDADFSHRPEDLGPLIKTMEANDFAVGSRYVDGGRTVNWGLIRKIISRGGGIYSRMILGFPLNDWTGGFNAWKKEVLHGIDLSTVESNGYSFQIELKYKALKKGFKGAESPIVFEDRRVGQSKMSLKIVLEAFYRVWLMRFK, from the coding sequence ATGAAAAATCTGGTCGTAATTCCTACCTACAACGAAAAAGAAAACATTCAGGCGATTGTGCCTGCTGTATTGGCGCAGAACCTGGGCGTCGAAATTCTGGTTGTTGATGACAACTCTCCGGATGGCACAGGTGCCATTGTTCGTGAAATGCAAAAAAGCATGCCGCAACTTCATATTCTTTCCCGTCCTGGCAAACAGGGTTTGGGCAAGGCTTATATCGCGGGCTTCCGCTGGGCCATGGATCATGGTTTTGAAGGCATTATCGAAATGGATGCAGATTTTTCTCACCGTCCCGAGGATCTGGGGCCTTTGATCAAGACGATGGAAGCCAATGATTTTGCCGTGGGTTCCCGCTATGTGGATGGTGGCCGCACGGTGAACTGGGGTTTGATCCGCAAGATCATTTCCCGCGGTGGCGGCATCTATTCCCGCATGATTCTGGGCTTCCCGTTGAATGACTGGACAGGTGGTTTCAACGCCTGGAAAAAAGAGGTTCTGCATGGGATTGATCTTTCCACGGTTGAATCCAACGGTTACAGCTTCCAGATTGAATTGAAATACAAAGCATTGAAAAAGGGTTTCAAAGGGGCGGAGTCTCCGATTGTCTTTGAAGACCGTCGTGTGGGCCAAAGTAAAATGTCTCTGAAAATTGTACTTGAGGCTTTCTATCGTGTCTGGCTTATGCGCTTTAAATAG
- a CDS encoding SH3 domain-containing protein: MFFLFPVNLWAQAQQATVILDGALVYQDADFDAPVITTLKIGSVFNISTNKKGPFYKIRLKPGHLGWISDTDIKPGIIKIPKPEQTKLSEPEKEKKKRPFFASRYRGPVLQMTNFTEDTLGEERTDSLLFYGVKFNGFNTLFSGEIYTDANILFHFGAPSYYEDYTKKAADGFIFMTDFTFQTVIPQGKNFIYYYGFGPMFKYSHFNIDVPSDGSTLSYSADDMTLGAVIDLGIGARLGSMSLRTNAKYYWERTKYFAFGLNLGWDF; the protein is encoded by the coding sequence ATGTTCTTTCTTTTTCCTGTCAACTTGTGGGCGCAGGCCCAGCAGGCGACGGTGATTCTGGATGGCGCCCTGGTGTATCAGGACGCCGACTTTGATGCGCCGGTGATCACCACTTTGAAAATCGGCTCTGTTTTTAATATCTCCACAAACAAAAAAGGTCCGTTCTATAAAATCCGTCTGAAACCCGGTCATCTTGGGTGGATTTCTGATACGGATATCAAGCCGGGGATTATTAAAATTCCCAAGCCAGAACAGACCAAACTGAGCGAGCCGGAAAAAGAAAAAAAGAAACGACCGTTCTTCGCCAGCCGCTATCGCGGCCCGGTTCTGCAAATGACGAATTTCACCGAAGACACTTTGGGTGAAGAGCGCACCGACAGCCTGTTGTTCTATGGTGTGAAGTTTAACGGCTTCAACACACTTTTCAGTGGCGAGATCTACACCGACGCCAATATTTTATTCCATTTCGGTGCGCCTTCGTACTACGAGGACTACACCAAAAAAGCTGCTGACGGTTTTATCTTCATGACGGACTTCACTTTTCAGACAGTGATCCCTCAGGGCAAAAATTTTATTTACTACTATGGTTTCGGTCCGATGTTTAAGTACTCGCACTTCAATATCGATGTGCCCAGCGATGGCTCGACACTCAGTTATTCGGCGGATGACATGACTTTGGGTGCGGTGATCGACCTGGGAATCGGGGCCCGCCTGGGCAGTATGTCGCTTAGAACCAACGCAAAATACTACTGGGAACGAACCAAATACTTCGCTTTCGGCCTGAATCTGGGCTGGGACTTCTGA
- the mutL gene encoding DNA mismatch repair endonuclease MutL, which produces MQIPPMSIQILSPEVVDQIAAGEVVERPAHLVKELVENSIDAGATRVHVEFYDGGRIVKVIDNGKGMSPEDLPKSLERFATSKISKTDDLWSLRTFGFRGEALASIASVSKLTLTSRRAGDEQAHQLISEYGKRKEIDKVGGSQGTTILIENLFDNTPARLKFLKSDSAENSAIKTTLKAMALSHFDVEFRIQENGKLVAFWPACKSRKDRVEQILEIKPLFEGEASRENVKAYAVFADPHNVAKTSKNIWLFAQNRWVQDRSLQAAVNEAYRSLLMHGEYPIAAVWVEVDPDCVDVNIHPTKSQVKFQDPSLAFRAVAAALRGTLEQAPWIKRSDVPTQNVTMPLVQNSAEEFKSTDGLPNFASQPMPQQNLRFQDNSLEVTQFQKKEFSFPASSFPVSSVQQPQSTYQALAESAAQREGFAPKSEEAPLGYWSSLEVLGQANLTYIVTQARDKLVFVDQHAAHERVVFEKLMTAWKGGKVDIQDFLFPLAIDMSPEKVEGLLTMAKEMERLGVFIEALGPGTVGVKAAPLMIKESSLSGVLDKMATEIVDQGGSYSLERTVGDICATMACHSVVRAGQSLSPDQMRSLLRDMDMFPLSSFCPHGRPVSVEYPYYKLEKDFGRIV; this is translated from the coding sequence ATGCAAATTCCCCCTATGTCGATCCAGATTTTATCCCCTGAAGTTGTTGACCAAATCGCCGCTGGCGAGGTGGTGGAGCGTCCTGCTCATCTAGTCAAAGAACTTGTGGAAAACAGCATCGATGCCGGCGCAACCCGGGTGCATGTCGAATTCTATGACGGTGGCCGCATCGTAAAGGTGATCGACAATGGCAAGGGGATGTCCCCGGAAGATCTGCCAAAATCTTTGGAACGATTCGCGACCAGCAAAATTTCAAAAACCGATGACTTGTGGAGCCTGCGCACCTTCGGCTTCCGCGGCGAGGCTTTGGCCAGTATCGCGTCGGTCAGCAAACTGACGCTGACTTCGCGTCGTGCCGGGGACGAACAGGCCCATCAGCTGATCAGCGAGTACGGAAAAAGAAAAGAGATCGACAAAGTCGGCGGCTCGCAGGGTACGACCATCCTGATTGAAAATCTTTTCGACAACACTCCCGCGCGTTTGAAATTCCTGAAATCAGATTCGGCAGAAAACTCGGCGATCAAAACCACTTTGAAAGCCATGGCGTTGTCACACTTTGACGTTGAATTCCGCATTCAGGAAAACGGCAAGCTTGTGGCCTTCTGGCCGGCGTGCAAATCCCGCAAGGACCGTGTTGAACAAATTCTTGAAATCAAACCTCTGTTCGAAGGTGAAGCGTCCCGCGAAAACGTGAAGGCTTACGCCGTGTTTGCAGATCCTCATAACGTCGCCAAAACCTCCAAGAACATCTGGTTGTTTGCGCAAAACCGCTGGGTTCAGGATCGCAGTCTGCAGGCGGCCGTGAACGAGGCTTACCGCAGTCTTTTGATGCACGGAGAATATCCGATCGCTGCGGTGTGGGTGGAAGTGGATCCAGACTGTGTGGATGTGAATATTCATCCGACAAAATCCCAGGTGAAATTCCAGGATCCGTCACTGGCGTTCCGTGCGGTGGCAGCAGCTTTGCGTGGCACGCTGGAACAAGCGCCATGGATCAAGCGCTCGGATGTGCCAACTCAGAATGTGACCATGCCGCTGGTGCAGAATTCTGCTGAAGAATTCAAATCCACCGACGGGTTGCCAAACTTTGCATCGCAACCCATGCCCCAGCAGAATCTGCGTTTCCAGGACAATTCTTTGGAAGTAACGCAGTTCCAGAAAAAAGAATTCAGTTTCCCGGCGTCCAGTTTTCCGGTCTCATCAGTGCAGCAACCGCAGAGCACTTATCAGGCGCTGGCTGAATCTGCAGCTCAGCGTGAAGGTTTTGCGCCCAAATCTGAAGAAGCGCCGCTGGGTTACTGGTCTTCTCTGGAAGTTCTGGGGCAGGCGAATTTGACTTACATCGTGACTCAGGCCCGCGACAAGCTGGTGTTCGTGGATCAGCACGCCGCTCATGAACGCGTGGTGTTTGAAAAGCTGATGACGGCCTGGAAGGGGGGGAAGGTTGATATTCAAGACTTCCTGTTCCCATTGGCGATTGATATGTCTCCGGAAAAAGTGGAAGGTCTTTTGACCATGGCCAAAGAGATGGAACGCCTGGGCGTTTTCATTGAAGCTTTGGGGCCGGGCACTGTCGGCGTGAAAGCGGCCCCGTTGATGATCAAAGAATCCAGCCTTAGCGGCGTTCTGGATAAAATGGCCACCGAGATCGTGGATCAGGGTGGCAGTTATTCTTTGGAAAGAACGGTGGGTGACATCTGTGCCACGATGGCGTGCCATTCTGTGGTTCGTGCGGGGCAGTCGCTCAGCCCGGATCAGATGCGCAGTCTTTTGCGTGATATGGATATGTTCCCGCTATCAAGCTTCTGTCCTCACGGTCGTCCGGTCAGTGTCGAATATCCGTACTACAAACTGGAAAAAGATTTCGGACGAATTGTTTAA
- the miaA gene encoding tRNA (adenosine(37)-N6)-dimethylallyltransferase MiaA, protein MIFVVGATATGKSEWALRLAQDNNGVIVNCDSVQLYKKLDIGSAKPSKEEQALVPHYLLDYVNPPAEMTAGTYCRDFYDILETIPVEKPVFVVGGTGFYFMAIEKGMYPVIPVPAEIQAQVESELATEEGAIRLHAEMMKADPEYGARIHLADRYRIGRAIELIRSQGKSVTQIQAEFESQRKPFPFPLLKIGPTWDREVLRARIGQRVEKMLAAGLVAEVQGLLDEGLASWAPMSSVGYKETLEYLRGEMSLPQLQEQITTNTHQLAKRQRTWFQRDKDIQWFDGASGFTEARGVVEKFLKP, encoded by the coding sequence GTGATTTTTGTAGTCGGCGCCACGGCCACCGGTAAATCCGAGTGGGCTTTGAGGCTTGCTCAAGACAATAACGGCGTCATCGTCAACTGTGATTCGGTTCAGCTGTATAAGAAACTTGATATCGGTTCGGCAAAGCCCAGCAAAGAAGAACAGGCTCTGGTGCCGCACTATCTGCTGGATTACGTAAATCCGCCGGCGGAAATGACGGCCGGAACTTACTGCCGCGATTTTTACGATATACTTGAAACCATTCCGGTGGAAAAGCCCGTGTTTGTGGTGGGTGGTACCGGATTCTATTTCATGGCCATTGAAAAGGGTATGTATCCGGTGATCCCGGTTCCGGCAGAAATTCAGGCCCAAGTGGAGTCTGAGCTTGCAACCGAAGAGGGCGCCATCCGCCTGCATGCCGAAATGATGAAGGCCGATCCAGAATATGGCGCCAGGATTCATCTGGCAGATCGTTATCGTATCGGGCGGGCGATTGAATTGATTCGCAGTCAGGGAAAAAGTGTCACGCAGATTCAGGCTGAATTTGAATCCCAGCGAAAGCCATTCCCGTTTCCGTTGTTGAAGATCGGTCCGACTTGGGATCGCGAAGTGCTGCGTGCCCGGATCGGGCAGCGCGTGGAAAAGATGCTCGCTGCGGGATTGGTGGCAGAGGTGCAGGGGCTTCTCGATGAAGGTCTGGCTTCCTGGGCGCCAATGAGCAGTGTGGGCTATAAAGAGACCCTCGAATACCTGCGTGGAGAGATGAGTCTTCCGCAGCTGCAGGAACAGATCACGACAAACACTCATCAGCTCGCCAAAAGACAGAGAACCTGGTTTCAGCGGGATAAGGACATTCAGTGGTTCGACGGAGCCTCGGGTTTTACTGAGGCACGAGGCGTGGTCGAGAAATTTCTCAAACCTTGA
- a CDS encoding YicC/YloC family endoribonuclease: MKSMTGYGTARVQTKDVTVEVSIRSVNGRFLEPRFHLPREFVSYEGELKKILSGTLHRGTVDVFVSRRVKNTASKAQMTVNDALAKKYMSAYKHLSKELGVPFNVHLEVVARLPEIIKVEETYELFSGEDKILKKAFTEACSNCDKERAREGKSLQKDLQKLLVSLEKQVKIISELRGEANAQLQERYEQKVRARLKGNEIDSARLSQEIVIQLEKADINEELSRLAEHIKNYRQLVGSVTAEGKKLDFYTQELLREVNTIGSKSQVAKITAAVVEAKTLIERLREQVQNVQ, from the coding sequence ATGAAAAGCATGACTGGCTACGGCACCGCAAGAGTTCAGACTAAAGACGTCACTGTGGAAGTGAGCATCCGTTCCGTGAACGGACGTTTCCTGGAGCCACGTTTTCACCTGCCGCGTGAATTTGTTTCTTATGAAGGGGAGTTGAAGAAAATCCTGAGTGGCACCCTTCATCGTGGCACCGTGGATGTTTTTGTTTCCCGCCGAGTGAAGAACACGGCCAGCAAAGCCCAGATGACGGTGAATGATGCTTTGGCCAAGAAATACATGAGCGCTTACAAGCATCTTTCCAAAGAGTTGGGCGTGCCCTTTAATGTGCACCTTGAGGTTGTGGCAAGACTGCCTGAGATCATCAAAGTTGAAGAGACCTATGAGTTGTTCAGCGGCGAAGACAAGATTCTGAAAAAGGCATTCACGGAAGCCTGTTCCAATTGTGACAAGGAACGCGCCCGCGAAGGCAAATCCCTGCAAAAGGATCTGCAAAAGCTGTTGGTGTCTTTAGAGAAACAAGTGAAGATTATCAGTGAGTTGCGTGGCGAAGCCAATGCGCAACTTCAGGAGCGCTACGAGCAGAAGGTTCGTGCGCGCCTTAAGGGCAATGAAATTGATTCGGCCCGTTTGTCTCAGGAAATCGTGATTCAGCTGGAAAAAGCCGATATCAACGAAGAGCTGAGCCGTCTCGCGGAACACATCAAGAACTACCGCCAGCTGGTGGGGTCGGTGACTGCTGAGGGTAAAAAACTGGATTTCTATACTCAGGAATTGCTGCGTGAGGTGAATACCATCGGTTCAAAGTCTCAGGTAGCCAAGATCACTGCGGCTGTGGTAGAAGCAAAAACCCTTATTGAAAGACTTAGAGAACAGGTTCAAAACGTTCAGTAA
- the gmk gene encoding guanylate kinase has protein sequence MIIVAAPSGAGKSSFVERITREDSRLVDIVTFTTRSIRQGETAGLQYNFIDHADFEQKIKEGFFVEWAKVHTNFYGTSYSSLETAWNQGKTAIMDIDIQGVATFKSKFPDAKTVFIHPPSIDELRRRIEKRDGKVPADIEVRMANAEKEILEASKFDYQIVNDVFDKSYGEFKKIVEDLLA, from the coding sequence ATGATTATCGTCGCCGCTCCAAGTGGCGCAGGAAAAAGCAGCTTTGTCGAAAGGATCACCCGGGAGGATTCCCGATTGGTGGATATCGTCACTTTCACAACGCGCTCTATCCGTCAGGGCGAGACGGCGGGTCTGCAGTACAACTTCATTGATCACGCGGATTTTGAACAAAAGATCAAAGAGGGCTTCTTTGTGGAGTGGGCGAAGGTTCACACCAATTTCTATGGAACCTCATATTCGTCCCTGGAAACAGCCTGGAATCAGGGTAAAACTGCCATTATGGACATCGACATCCAGGGCGTGGCGACCTTTAAATCCAAGTTCCCGGACGCTAAAACCGTCTTTATCCATCCTCCGAGTATTGACGAGCTGCGTCGTCGCATTGAAAAGCGCGATGGCAAGGTCCCTGCGGACATTGAAGTTCGTATGGCTAATGCCGAAAAGGAGATCCTTGAGGCTTCCAAGTTCGATTATCAGATCGTCAACGACGTGTTTGATAAATCCTATGGGGAATTTAAGAAAATCGTTGAAGATTTGCTAGCTTAG
- the rpoZ gene encoding DNA-directed RNA polymerase subunit omega, whose translation MARVTVEDCLEKVPNRFALVLMVAKRAKQLLKGAEATVSTRSNKYIVSSLREVAMGNVGYQESLDANEAIRQIEKDLNK comes from the coding sequence ATGGCTCGTGTAACCGTTGAAGATTGCTTGGAAAAAGTACCTAACAGATTTGCCCTTGTTTTGATGGTTGCAAAACGTGCGAAGCAACTTCTGAAAGGTGCAGAAGCGACTGTTTCCACTCGTAGCAACAAATACATCGTAAGCTCTCTTCGTGAAGTTGCGATGGGCAACGTGGGTTACCAGGAAAGCCTGGATGCCAACGAGGCTATCCGTCAGATCGAAAAAGATCTGAACAAGTAA